A single genomic interval of Mesoplodon densirostris isolate mMesDen1 chromosome 8, mMesDen1 primary haplotype, whole genome shotgun sequence harbors:
- the LOC132495371 gene encoding probable protein phosphatase 1N, with the protein MTCILVCFPGAPRPCEEAIRKELVLDAALGHRVAELCAFGQEPPSLNTVFRTLASEDIPDLPPGGGLHCKATVIADAYSQFCQASGGRWVMGQNGAEKPTGTHSSSALDA; encoded by the coding sequence ATGACCTGCATCCTGGTCTGCTTCCCGGGGGCCCCCAGGCCTTGTGAGGAGGCCATCAGGAAGGAGCTAGTGCTGGACGCAGCCCTGGGACACAGGGTCGCAGAGCTGTGTGCCTTTGGCCAGGAGCCCCCCAGCTTGAACACAGTTTTCAGGACTCTGGCCTCTGAGGACATCCCGGATTTACCTCCTGGGGGAGGGCTCCACTGCAAGGCCACAGTCATCGCTGACGCTTACTCTCAGTTCTGCCAGGCCTCAGGAGGGCGCTGGGTGATGGGGCAGAATGGGGCTGAGAAGCCCACTGGCACCCATTCAAGCTCTGCCTTGGACGCCTGA